A portion of the Haemophilus influenzae genome contains these proteins:
- the fbpC gene encoding ferric ABC transporter ATP-binding protein — MSNNDFLVLKNITKAFGKAVVIDNLDLTIKRGTMVTLLGPSGCGKTTVLRLVAGLENPTSGQIFIDGEDVTKSSIQNRDICIVFQSYALFPHMSIGDNVGYGLKMQGIGKEERAQRVKEALELVDLVGFEERFVDQISGGQQQRVALARALVLKPKVLLFDEPLSNLDANLRRSMREKIRELQQRLGITSLYVTHDQTEAFAVSDEVIVMHKGKIMQKAPAKELYLQPNSLFLANFMGESSIFDGKLENGVADINGYSVPLKDAVQFNLPDGECLVGIRPEAIYLAVEGCDAQRCEIKSAVYMGNHWEVVANWAGKDLLVNCKPEDFNANLKQAYVNLSDHGIFLLKKE; from the coding sequence ATGAGTAATAATGATTTCTTAGTATTAAAAAATATCACAAAAGCATTTGGTAAAGCGGTCGTCATTGATAATTTAGATTTAACGATCAAACGTGGCACAATGGTAACATTGTTAGGGCCATCAGGCTGTGGTAAAACCACCGTATTACGTTTAGTGGCAGGATTAGAAAATCCAACATCAGGTCAAATATTTATTGATGGCGAAGATGTAACAAAATCCTCTATTCAGAATCGAGATATTTGTATTGTTTTCCAATCTTACGCGCTTTTCCCGCATATGAGCATTGGCGATAACGTGGGCTACGGCTTAAAAATGCAAGGCATTGGCAAAGAAGAACGCGCTCAGCGTGTAAAAGAGGCTTTAGAGTTGGTGGATTTAGTGGGCTTTGAAGAGCGTTTCGTGGATCAAATTTCTGGTGGGCAACAACAACGTGTCGCATTGGCTCGTGCTTTGGTATTGAAACCAAAAGTCTTATTGTTTGATGAACCATTAAGTAATTTAGATGCAAACTTACGCCGTTCAATGCGTGAAAAAATCCGTGAATTGCAACAACGTTTAGGCATTACTTCGCTTTATGTGACACACGATCAAACAGAGGCCTTTGCGGTATCTGATGAAGTGATTGTGATGCATAAAGGTAAAATTATGCAAAAAGCACCAGCGAAAGAGCTTTATCTCCAACCAAATTCTCTGTTTTTGGCTAACTTTATGGGTGAATCCAGTATTTTCGATGGAAAATTAGAAAATGGCGTGGCGGATATTAATGGTTACTCTGTGCCTTTAAAAGATGCTGTGCAGTTTAATTTACCCGATGGCGAATGTTTAGTGGGTATTCGCCCAGAAGCAATTTATCTTGCTGTAGAGGGCTGCGATGCTCAGCGTTGCGAGATTAAAAGTGCGGTTTATATGGGCAACCATTGGGAAGTGGTTGCAAACTGGGCGGGCAAAGATTTACTGGTAAATTGTAAACCAGAGGATTTTAATGCCAATTTAAAACAAGCTTATGTAAATTTATCTGATCACGGTATTTTCTTATTGAAGAAAGAGTAA